In one window of Chitinophagales bacterium DNA:
- a CDS encoding NADH-quinone oxidoreductase subunit N translates to MNAIIVSALMGVVMMFGGILFQNKSTLRLLSIAGLLLLITANLMQTYGFYTIPVEVKGLLSFERFGLFFNTICFVATLLYVLLSARDMEQVGNNTADYHALIFFVLTGVSILTSFNSLLMLFLGVEIMTIPLFILTGSDKRNLKSNEAALKYFLMGSFSTGILLMGIALVYGANGNFNLVPVRASYLGGKASFLEIGGMLLIFVAMAFKVSAAPFHFWTPDVYDGAPSVFTSFMATVVKAAGFFAFLRIFLERADVFGPTWKIVLSIVIIATLLIGNITAVFQQSVKRMLAYSSIAQAGFMLFALWSMNDMAKEGLILYAVAYSLATVGIFAVLIKMKDYTFDGFNGLAKAEPLVALAATIFLLSLAGIPLTAGFFAKYFMLASVVKAGGAIWLVVVAVLFAAVSVYYYFRVIQSMYFKEGQPETAPLSGGFKFMLGLMAALVILVGVAPSTVLGWFYF, encoded by the coding sequence ATGAATGCAATAATTGTTTCAGCTTTAATGGGTGTAGTCATGATGTTTGGCGGCATCCTGTTTCAGAATAAATCAACCCTGCGCCTGCTTTCTATAGCAGGGCTGCTGCTACTGATTACAGCCAACCTTATGCAGACCTATGGCTTCTACACCATCCCTGTAGAGGTAAAGGGTTTATTGAGCTTTGAGCGTTTTGGTTTGTTCTTTAATACCATCTGTTTTGTTGCAACCTTGTTGTATGTGTTGTTGAGCGCGAGAGATATGGAGCAAGTAGGTAATAACACTGCGGATTACCACGCGTTGATTTTCTTTGTACTGACCGGTGTATCTATCCTTACTTCTTTCAACTCATTGCTCATGCTCTTCCTTGGTGTAGAGATCATGACAATTCCATTGTTTATCCTTACCGGTTCTGATAAGCGTAACCTGAAAAGTAATGAAGCCGCGCTGAAATATTTCCTGATGGGTTCATTCTCAACAGGTATCTTATTGATGGGTATTGCATTGGTGTATGGTGCCAATGGTAATTTCAACCTTGTACCTGTAAGGGCTTCTTATCTGGGCGGTAAAGCATCCTTCCTTGAAATCGGTGGTATGCTCCTGATCTTTGTGGCCATGGCTTTCAAAGTATCTGCTGCACCTTTCCATTTCTGGACGCCAGATGTGTATGATGGTGCACCAAGTGTGTTCACCTCCTTTATGGCTACTGTTGTAAAAGCTGCGGGCTTCTTTGCATTCTTGCGCATCTTCCTGGAACGCGCTGATGTTTTTGGCCCAACCTGGAAGATTGTTTTATCCATCGTCATCATTGCTACTTTACTTATTGGAAATATCACCGCTGTATTCCAGCAAAGCGTGAAGCGTATGCTGGCTTACTCTTCAATCGCGCAAGCAGGTTTTATGCTCTTTGCTTTGTGGAGTATGAACGATATGGCCAAAGAAGGCTTGATCCTATATGCAGTTGCATATAGCCTTGCTACAGTTGGCATTTTTGCAGTGCTCATCAAGATGAAAGACTATACTTTTGATGGCTTTAACGGACTTGCAAAAGCCGAACCTCTGGTAGCATTGGCAGCAACCATATTCCTGCTTTCTTTAGCTGGTATTCCCCTCACAGCTGGTTTCTTTGCGAAATACTTTATGCTGGCTTCTGTGGTAAAAGCCGGCGGCGCTATCTGGCTGGTGGTGGTAGCAGTATTGTTTGCGGCTGTAAGTGTTTACTACTATTTCCGTGTTATCCAATCCATGTACTTCAAAGAAGGACAGCCTGAAACAGCCCCGCTCAGCGGCGGTTTCAAATTCATGTTGGGCCTTATGGCGGCATTGGTAATACTGGTAGGTGTAGCGCCATCAACCGTTTTGGGCTGGTTCTATTTCTAA
- a CDS encoding NADH-quinone oxidoreductase subunit M: MIPVLLIAIPLAAGLLSFFLRAGNSSRTLVTLSALASLALALWALSAPQAQLQHHAAWLPSLGSSFDVQMDGMAKMLVLLTAIAFPVVYVSTAKNNYASPNQFFALMSLTQAGLVGVFVAADGLLFYFFWELALIPVYFLCSQWGGERRIAVTFKFFIYTFVGSLLMLVALLYLYFQTPDHSFAIQSFYKLKLSAAQQGWTFWLIFIAFAIKMPVFPFHTWQPDTYEQSPTAVTMILSGVMVKMGIYAVIRWLVPIFPAAVAQYDQIIIIAAVIGMLYASLIAIRQDDIKRLIAYSSIAHIGLMCAAIFTKNQAGMEGVMIQMFNHGVNVLGLWIVADVIEQQLGTRKFSELGGLAKKAPVMAILLVVMALANVALPLTNAFIGEFLMFNGLFRYNVIIAAVAGISIILAAVYTLNMVQKVLYGASNERTDAATDISANAQWMLVVLVIMIIAFGVYPQPMIELTKDSVQAVLAIK; the protein is encoded by the coding sequence ATGATTCCTGTTTTACTCATAGCCATTCCACTGGCCGCCGGCTTGCTCAGTTTTTTCCTGCGTGCAGGAAACAGCAGCCGCACATTGGTAACGCTGAGCGCATTGGCATCTTTGGCACTGGCATTGTGGGCACTGAGTGCACCACAGGCGCAGTTGCAACATCATGCTGCCTGGTTGCCTTCATTGGGCAGCAGCTTTGATGTGCAGATGGATGGTATGGCCAAGATGTTGGTACTCTTAACTGCTATTGCTTTTCCGGTAGTCTATGTATCTACTGCGAAAAATAATTATGCATCACCCAATCAGTTTTTTGCGTTGATGTCTTTGACACAAGCTGGCTTAGTGGGTGTGTTTGTAGCTGCCGATGGTTTGTTGTTTTACTTCTTCTGGGAACTGGCGCTGATTCCTGTTTACTTCCTCTGTTCGCAGTGGGGTGGTGAACGCAGAATTGCAGTTACGTTTAAATTTTTCATCTACACATTTGTTGGTTCACTGTTGATGCTGGTGGCATTGTTGTATCTCTATTTCCAAACACCGGATCACAGCTTCGCCATCCAATCATTCTACAAATTGAAATTATCTGCTGCTCAGCAGGGCTGGACTTTCTGGCTCATCTTCATCGCATTTGCGATTAAGATGCCGGTATTCCCATTCCATACCTGGCAGCCTGATACATACGAACAATCACCAACGGCTGTTACCATGATCTTAAGTGGTGTGATGGTGAAAATGGGTATTTATGCAGTAATCAGATGGTTAGTACCCATCTTCCCTGCAGCAGTTGCACAGTATGATCAAATCATCATCATCGCAGCCGTGATAGGTATGTTGTATGCTTCATTGATTGCGATTCGTCAGGATGATATCAAGCGCTTGATTGCTTACTCTTCTATTGCCCACATTGGTTTGATGTGTGCAGCCATCTTCACCAAGAATCAAGCTGGAATGGAAGGGGTAATGATCCAAATGTTCAACCACGGTGTAAACGTGTTGGGCTTGTGGATTGTAGCGGATGTGATTGAGCAACAACTGGGTACGCGCAAGTTCAGCGAATTGGGTGGACTGGCGAAGAAAGCACCGGTAATGGCGATTCTGCTGGTTGTAATGGCTTTAGCCAATGTGGCCCTGCCATTAACCAATGCCTTTATTGGTGAATTCCTCATGTTTAACGGACTGTTCAGATACAATGTCATCATTGCGGCAGTTGCTGGTATTAGCATTATTCTTGCTGCTGTGTATACACTGAATATGGTGCAGAAAGTACTGTATGGTGCCAGCAACGAAAGAACAGATGCGGCCACTGATATTTCAGCCAATGCACAATGGATGTTGGTAGTGTTGGTGATTATGATCATTGCTTTTGGTGTATATCCACAGCCAATGATTGAGTTAACAAAAGATTCTGTTCAGGCTGTATTGGCCATTAAATAA
- the nuoL gene encoding NADH-quinone oxidoreductase subunit L, whose translation MNNVLHFAWLVPFFPLLGFLVNGLGRNKLSKSAVGVVGSGAVLLSFLVSVWIFLQVKGGNTYVAEYFPFINSADFKIPFAFQIDQLSSLFLLIITGIGFLIHLYSTAYMHEENSAHFARFFAYLNLFVFSMLLLVMGANYVVMFIGWEGVGLCSYLLIGYWFGNDAYNYAAKKAFVMNRIGDLGFLLAIFWMLAKLGTVSYGAVFSQAAELTTADATIIAILLFVGAMGKSAQIPLYTWLPDAMAGPTPVSALIHAATMVTAGIYMIARSNVLYSLSEVAQHLVAIVGLATALFAATIAIKQNDIKKVLAYSTVSQLGYMFLGLGVGAYTGAVFHVMTHAFFKALLFLGAGSVIHAMHHEQDIRKMGGLKKKLPITHLTFLLGCIAIAGMPPFSGFFSKDEILAAAYAHNPIYWGLGVAGAAMTAFYMFRLYATTFLGEFRGTHEQEHHVHESPSAMTIPLMVLALLSVVGGFIGIPEVFAKDAHALHHFLSPVLVTEQAHTMEHSTEYMLMGISVAIAAIAILFAINKFSKKPELGEPAGLGNVLANKWYVDELYDAVVVKPLHGLSVVLKNVVERSGIDGLVNGTGKLVHYGSRQLRLLQSGQIGAYLLAMILSIVVFMLVWFNDGTIMNLLNKIVK comes from the coding sequence ATGAACAACGTATTACATTTTGCATGGCTGGTTCCTTTCTTCCCTTTGCTGGGTTTTCTAGTGAATGGGTTGGGTAGGAACAAACTGTCTAAATCTGCAGTAGGTGTTGTGGGTAGCGGTGCTGTACTGCTCTCTTTTCTGGTGAGTGTTTGGATATTCCTGCAGGTGAAGGGTGGCAATACTTATGTGGCTGAGTATTTTCCTTTTATCAACTCAGCTGATTTCAAGATTCCTTTTGCCTTTCAGATTGATCAGCTGTCTTCCTTATTCTTGCTGATTATCACCGGTATTGGTTTCCTGATTCATTTGTATTCTACTGCTTATATGCATGAAGAAAACAGTGCACATTTCGCACGCTTCTTTGCATACCTTAACCTCTTCGTGTTCTCTATGTTGCTGCTCGTAATGGGCGCCAACTATGTGGTAATGTTTATTGGTTGGGAAGGTGTAGGTCTTTGTTCATATTTATTGATTGGATATTGGTTTGGTAATGATGCATATAACTATGCAGCCAAGAAAGCTTTTGTGATGAACCGAATTGGTGATCTGGGTTTTCTGCTGGCGATTTTCTGGATGCTTGCCAAGCTGGGTACAGTTTCTTATGGTGCGGTATTTAGTCAGGCAGCTGAATTAACAACTGCCGATGCTACAATCATAGCGATTCTACTTTTCGTAGGTGCAATGGGTAAGAGTGCACAAATTCCTTTGTACACCTGGTTGCCTGATGCGATGGCGGGTCCAACACCAGTATCAGCTCTGATCCACGCAGCAACGATGGTAACAGCTGGTATCTACATGATTGCACGTAGCAATGTGTTGTACAGCTTGAGCGAAGTAGCACAGCATTTAGTAGCGATTGTTGGTTTGGCCACAGCTTTGTTTGCTGCAACCATTGCCATTAAGCAAAACGATATCAAGAAAGTGTTGGCTTATTCAACGGTGAGTCAGCTGGGCTATATGTTTTTAGGCTTGGGTGTGGGTGCTTACACCGGCGCTGTATTCCACGTAATGACACACGCTTTCTTCAAAGCTTTGCTATTCCTTGGCGCAGGCTCGGTGATTCATGCCATGCACCATGAGCAGGATATTCGTAAGATGGGCGGCCTCAAAAAGAAACTCCCCATTACGCATCTTACTTTCTTGTTAGGTTGTATTGCCATTGCTGGTATGCCACCTTTCAGTGGTTTCTTCTCTAAAGATGAAATTTTAGCTGCTGCCTATGCGCACAATCCAATCTATTGGGGGTTGGGTGTAGCAGGTGCTGCTATGACAGCTTTCTATATGTTCCGTTTGTATGCCACCACTTTCCTCGGTGAGTTCCGTGGTACACATGAGCAGGAACACCATGTACATGAAAGCCCTAGTGCGATGACCATTCCTTTGATGGTGTTGGCTTTGTTGAGTGTGGTGGGTGGCTTTATTGGTATTCCTGAAGTATTTGCAAAAGATGCACATGCATTGCACCATTTCTTGTCGCCAGTATTGGTAACAGAACAGGCGCATACGATGGAGCACAGCACTGAATACATGTTAATGGGTATTTCAGTTGCGATTGCTGCAATCGCGATTCTCTTTGCCATCAACAAATTCAGCAAGAAGCCTGAATTGGGCGAACCTGCCGGATTGGGCAATGTGCTGGCGAATAAGTGGTATGTAGATGAACTCTATGATGCAGTAGTGGTGAAGCCCCTGCATGGTTTGAGTGTGGTATTGAAGAATGTAGTTGAGCGTAGTGGTATTGATGGTCTGGTGAATGGTACCGGTAAGCTGGTGCATTACGGATCCAGACAATTGCGTTTGTTGCAAAGTGGTCAGATAGGTGCATACCTCCTGGCGATGATATTATCGATTGTGGTATTTATGTTGGTATGGTTCAATGATGGTACCATCATGAACCTGCTGAATAAAATTGTTAAATAA
- the nuoK gene encoding NADH-quinone oxidoreductase subunit NuoK yields the protein MPINYYIFLAMALFSIGVIGVLTRRNAIIIFMCIELMLNAVNLLLVAFSKMHHGAAVAADAASQVGVDGQLFVFFIMVVAAAEVSVGLAIIVMMYRNVHSVDINFLNRLKN from the coding sequence ATGCCGATTAATTATTACATATTTCTGGCGATGGCGCTGTTCAGCATTGGGGTGATAGGTGTACTCACCCGCAGAAACGCGATCATCATTTTCATGTGCATAGAGTTGATGTTGAATGCTGTGAACCTCTTGCTGGTAGCTTTCTCTAAAATGCATCATGGTGCTGCTGTAGCAGCAGATGCGGCCAGTCAGGTGGGTGTAGACGGACAGCTCTTTGTGTTTTTCATCATGGTAGTGGCAGCAGCGGAAGTGAGTGTGGGCCTGGCCATTATTGTGATGATGTACAGAAATGTACACTCAGTAGATATCAATTTCCTGAACCGATTGAAGAATTAA
- a CDS encoding NADH-quinone oxidoreductase subunit J, with amino-acid sequence MGITQILFWVLSAVALISAIMVLLSKNPVHSVLWLIMVFFAISGHYILLNAQFLAIVNLIVYAGAIMVLFLFVIMLMNLNTTTEPQKNLWLKLTGAVAGGCFMMMFVSLVRQAGDMQAKTAQVTDGNIGLIKNLGKALFSDYVVPFEISSVLFLSAMVGAVVIGKKA; translated from the coding sequence ATGGGTATTACACAAATATTATTCTGGGTGCTGAGTGCAGTTGCACTGATTAGCGCCATCATGGTCTTACTGAGCAAGAACCCTGTGCATAGTGTATTGTGGCTGATCATGGTATTTTTTGCCATCTCTGGTCATTACATTTTATTGAATGCGCAGTTCCTCGCCATTGTGAACCTGATTGTTTATGCAGGTGCCATCATGGTGTTGTTCCTTTTCGTGATTATGTTAATGAACTTGAATACCACCACTGAGCCGCAGAAGAATCTTTGGTTGAAATTAACCGGTGCGGTAGCGGGTGGTTGTTTCATGATGATGTTTGTATCACTGGTACGTCAGGCAGGTGATATGCAGGCCAAGACTGCACAAGTAACAGACGGCAATATTGGGTTGATCAAGAACCTGGGTAAAGCCCTGTTCAGTGATTATGTGGTGCCGTTTGAAATCAGTAGTGTGTTGTTCCTGAGTGCGATGGTTGGTGCAGTAGTGATTGGTAAAAAAGCGTAA
- the nuoI gene encoding NADH-quinone oxidoreductase subunit NuoI produces the protein MQALTNRAKPVERRPMTWLESIYLWNIIKGMAITFSHIFKKKPTINYPEQKRPFSPVFRGLHVLNRDEEGRERCTACGLCAVACPAEAITMEAAERLPGEENLYREEKYAAKYEINMLRCIFCGLCEEACPKDAIYLSETFAPSNYTRKGFIYGKDDLLIPDPKQAPADFAKAKGLAEA, from the coding sequence ATGCAGGCTTTAACGAACAGAGCGAAACCGGTAGAACGCCGCCCGATGACATGGCTGGAGAGCATTTATCTCTGGAATATCATCAAGGGGATGGCCATTACGTTCAGTCATATTTTCAAGAAGAAACCAACGATCAATTATCCTGAGCAGAAACGTCCATTCAGTCCGGTGTTTCGTGGACTGCATGTGTTGAACCGCGATGAAGAAGGTCGTGAGCGTTGTACGGCTTGTGGTTTGTGCGCTGTTGCTTGTCCGGCAGAAGCCATTACCATGGAAGCTGCGGAAAGACTGCCGGGAGAAGAGAACTTGTATCGTGAAGAGAAATATGCAGCCAAGTATGAGATCAATATGCTGCGTTGCATTTTCTGCGGATTGTGTGAAGAAGCTTGTCCGAAAGATGCCATTTACTTAAGTGAAACTTTTGCACCATCTAACTATACGAGAAAAGGATTTATCTATGGTAAAGATGATTTGTTGATTCCTGATCCAAAGCAGGCACCGGCAGATTTCGCAAAAGCAAAAGGATTGGCAGAAGCATAA
- the nuoH gene encoding NADH-quinone oxidoreductase subunit NuoH: MILLSFDWMLAVEKLILIAVIILASLGIALYTTFAERKVAAILQDRRGPNRAGPFGLLQPLADGLKLFFKEDLIPNNSNKFLFILGPALAMTAALMTCAVVPWGDKAEVFGRTVTLQIADVNIGILYVFAVVSLGVYGIMIGGWASNNKFSLIAALRGASQAISYELAMGLSLIAVLMITGTLQLGDIVKQQMSGQWNIVYQPLGFLIFFICALAECNRTPFDLPEAENELNFGYHQEYSSMKMGFYLFAEYVNMIISSAVMATLFFGGYDLPFLDESTLPVNIAAIIGVATLLTKIVIFLFVFMWIRWTIPRFRYDQLMNLGWKKMIPLALANMLLTGAVILWLGK, translated from the coding sequence ATGATATTGTTAAGTTTTGACTGGATGCTGGCTGTAGAGAAACTGATACTGATTGCAGTAATCATTCTCGCCAGTCTGGGTATTGCCCTCTATACCACTTTTGCTGAGCGTAAAGTGGCAGCGATTCTGCAGGACAGACGCGGTCCTAACCGTGCTGGTCCTTTTGGTTTGCTACAGCCGTTGGCAGATGGTTTGAAATTGTTTTTCAAAGAAGACCTGATTCCCAATAACTCGAATAAGTTTCTGTTCATTCTTGGTCCGGCTTTGGCGATGACAGCTGCATTGATGACTTGCGCGGTAGTTCCCTGGGGTGATAAGGCAGAAGTTTTTGGCAGAACAGTTACCCTGCAGATTGCTGATGTCAACATTGGTATTCTCTATGTATTTGCTGTTGTGAGTTTGGGTGTGTACGGTATCATGATTGGTGGTTGGGCATCCAACAACAAATTCTCTTTGATTGCAGCACTGCGTGGTGCATCTCAGGCCATTAGTTATGAACTGGCGATGGGCTTATCATTGATTGCAGTATTGATGATCACAGGCACATTGCAGTTAGGTGATATTGTGAAGCAACAAATGAGCGGTCAGTGGAACATTGTGTATCAGCCACTGGGCTTTTTGATTTTCTTCATTTGTGCATTGGCTGAGTGTAACAGAACACCTTTCGATTTACCTGAAGCAGAAAACGAATTGAACTTTGGTTACCACCAGGAATACTCTTCTATGAAGATGGGTTTCTATCTCTTCGCAGAGTATGTAAACATGATCATCAGCAGTGCGGTAATGGCAACCTTGTTCTTTGGTGGTTATGATCTGCCTTTCTTAGACGAATCAACTTTACCTGTAAATATTGCAGCTATTATTGGTGTGGCAACCTTGCTTACCAAGATTGTGATCTTCCTCTTTGTATTCATGTGGATTCGCTGGACCATTCCGCGCTTCCGTTATGATCAGCTGATGAATCTCGGCTGGAAGAAGATGATTCCATTGGCTTTGGCCAATATGTTGCTGACAGGCGCAGTGATTCTGTGGTTGGGAAAATAA
- a CDS encoding (2Fe-2S)-binding protein has product MSEQLLKVTIDNITVEVPAGTTILQAARKIGGDVAPPAMCYYSKLQGSGGKCRTCLVEVSKGSEKDPRPMPKLVASCRTTIMDGMEVKNITSDRVLDARKGVVEFLLINHPLDCPVCDQAGECHLQDLSYEHGAAGTRYEFQRRTFKKHDLGDYIQLHMTRCILCYRCVFTADQLTKTREHGVLDRGDHAEIATFIEKNLQNDFIGNVIDVCPVGALTDKTFRFKNRVWFTKPVDAHRDCDTCCGEVQLWMRGDEVFRVTARKDEWGEVKESTKGGTGWICNTCRFEKKQVSDWVIEGPTKVNRHSVISQGHYVGLQKPEETMSKVMDGRSPKLLMDIHSVSEVNKPNIELSKLDRPAHSTDFNQ; this is encoded by the coding sequence ATGTCTGAACAGCTTTTGAAAGTTACCATCGACAACATTACGGTAGAAGTACCTGCTGGAACAACCATTCTACAGGCTGCCCGTAAGATTGGTGGCGATGTGGCACCTCCTGCCATGTGCTACTACAGCAAACTGCAGGGTAGTGGTGGTAAGTGCCGTACCTGTCTGGTAGAAGTATCCAAGGGTAGTGAAAAAGATCCACGTCCCATGCCTAAGTTGGTGGCTTCTTGTCGTACCACGATTATGGATGGTATGGAAGTGAAGAATATTACCAGCGATCGCGTATTGGATGCGAGAAAAGGTGTGGTTGAATTTCTGTTGATCAACCACCCATTGGATTGCCCAGTGTGCGACCAGGCTGGTGAATGTCACTTGCAGGATCTGAGCTATGAGCATGGAGCAGCAGGCACACGTTATGAATTCCAGCGCAGAACTTTCAAGAAGCATGATCTGGGTGATTATATTCAACTGCACATGACGCGTTGCATTCTTTGCTACCGTTGTGTGTTTACTGCTGATCAGCTGACGAAGACACGTGAGCATGGTGTATTAGACAGAGGCGATCACGCAGAGATTGCAACATTTATTGAGAAGAACTTGCAGAACGATTTCATCGGTAACGTGATCGATGTGTGCCCTGTAGGTGCTTTAACTGATAAGACTTTCCGTTTCAAGAATCGTGTATGGTTTACCAAGCCGGTAGATGCACATCGTGATTGCGATACTTGCTGTGGTGAAGTACAACTGTGGATGCGTGGTGATGAAGTGTTCCGCGTTACTGCGCGTAAAGATGAGTGGGGTGAAGTGAAGGAGAGTACAAAAGGTGGTACCGGCTGGATTTGTAATACTTGTCGCTTTGAGAAAAAGCAAGTGAGCGATTGGGTAATTGAAGGCCCAACCAAAGTGAATCGCCACTCCGTGATTTCTCAAGGACATTATGTGGGTTTGCAAAAGCCTGAAGAAACCATGTCGAAAGTAATGGATGGTCGTTCACCGAAATTGCTGATGGATATCCATTCAGTAAGTGAAGTGAACAAACCCAATATTGAATTGAGCAAGCTCGACAGGCCTGCGCATTCAACTGATTTCAATCAATAA
- the nuoF gene encoding NADH-quinone oxidoreductase subunit NuoF has product MGRKLLLEKAHVEGIRTYEVYRREGGYRSVEKALKSMSPDAIVEEVKKSGLRGRGGAGFPTGMKWSFLAKPEGVPRYLVCNADESEPGTFKDRYLMEFIPHLLIEGMIVSSFALGSNRSYIYIRGEYAWITDILEQAIEEAKANGWLGKNILGSGYDLELYVQRGAGAYICGEETALIESLEGKRGNPRIKPPFPAIKGLWDCPTVVNNVETIAAVVPIVNDGGEEYAKIGVGKSTGTKLISACGNINKPGVYEIDMTISVEEFIYSDEYCGGIANGKRLKACIPGGSSVPILPANLLLKTAKGETRYMNYESLSDGGFATGSMMGSGGFIVLDEDQCVVKNTYTLARFYRHESCGQCSPCREGTGWMEKILLNIEQGRGKMSDIDLLWDIQRKIEGNTICPLGDAAAWPVAAAIRHFRDEFEWHVNNPDECTKRNYGLAHYADPIYVPA; this is encoded by the coding sequence ATGGGCAGAAAATTATTATTAGAAAAAGCACATGTGGAAGGCATTCGTACCTACGAAGTGTATCGCCGTGAAGGTGGTTATCGTAGTGTAGAGAAAGCACTCAAAAGCATGAGTCCCGATGCCATCGTAGAAGAAGTGAAGAAGAGTGGCCTCCGTGGTCGTGGTGGTGCGGGCTTTCCCACAGGTATGAAGTGGAGCTTTCTGGCCAAGCCGGAAGGTGTTCCCCGTTACCTCGTTTGTAATGCAGATGAATCAGAGCCCGGTACTTTCAAAGACCGCTATCTGATGGAGTTTATTCCACACCTGTTGATCGAAGGGATGATTGTATCATCTTTCGCATTGGGTTCTAACCGTTCCTATATCTATATCCGTGGCGAGTATGCGTGGATTACTGATATTCTGGAGCAGGCTATTGAAGAAGCTAAAGCCAATGGTTGGTTAGGTAAGAATATCCTGGGTAGTGGCTACGATTTGGAATTGTATGTACAGCGCGGTGCTGGTGCGTATATCTGCGGTGAAGAAACTGCTTTGATTGAAAGCTTGGAAGGTAAGCGTGGTAACCCACGTATCAAACCACCATTCCCTGCGATCAAAGGTTTATGGGATTGCCCAACAGTGGTGAACAACGTAGAAACCATTGCAGCAGTAGTGCCTATTGTGAATGATGGTGGTGAGGAGTATGCCAAGATTGGTGTAGGTAAATCAACAGGTACAAAATTGATTTCAGCTTGTGGTAATATCAATAAGCCAGGTGTTTATGAAATTGATATGACCATCTCTGTTGAAGAGTTTATCTATAGCGATGAATATTGTGGTGGTATTGCGAATGGCAAACGTCTGAAAGCTTGTATTCCTGGTGGATCATCAGTGCCTATTTTACCGGCTAACTTGTTGTTGAAGACAGCAAAAGGTGAAACCCGTTACATGAACTATGAAAGTTTGAGTGATGGTGGTTTTGCTACAGGTTCTATGATGGGTAGTGGTGGTTTCATTGTATTGGATGAAGACCAGTGCGTAGTGAAGAATACCTATACACTCGCTCGTTTCTATCGCCACGAAAGTTGCGGTCAGTGTTCACCTTGCCGTGAGGGAACTGGTTGGATGGAGAAGATTCTTTTGAACATTGAACAGGGCAGAGGTAAGATGAGTGATATTGATTTGTTGTGGGATATTCAGCGCAAGATTGAGGGCAATACGATTTGTCCTTTGGGCGATGCTGCTGCATGGCCTGTTGCTGCTGCAATTCGTCACTTCAGAGATGAGTTTGAATGGCACGTGAATAATCCGGATGAATGTACCAAGCGCAATTATGGTTTGGCGCATTATGCGGATCCGATTTACGTACCTGCTTAA
- a CDS encoding NAD(P)H-dependent oxidoreductase subunit E, giving the protein MIRFNDKQEAEFQRLVSRYPEGKQKSALLPVLHLAQDSFGGWLSSEVMDYVADRLSIKPIEVYEVATFYTMYNLKPIGKYLFEVCQTGPCMLRGSDDIIAYIGEKLGIKPGQTTEDGMFTLKTVECLGACGYAPMMQLGKFYREHLTKEKVDQIIEECRRNAAANN; this is encoded by the coding sequence ATGATCAGATTTAACGACAAACAGGAAGCCGAGTTTCAGCGACTGGTGAGCCGCTATCCGGAGGGCAAACAGAAAAGTGCACTCCTGCCTGTATTGCATCTGGCACAGGATAGTTTTGGTGGCTGGCTGAGTAGTGAAGTGATGGATTATGTGGCAGACCGCCTCAGCATCAAACCCATTGAAGTGTATGAAGTAGCTACTTTCTACACCATGTACAACCTGAAGCCGATTGGTAAATATTTGTTTGAAGTTTGCCAGACAGGTCCTTGTATGTTGCGCGGCAGTGATGATATCATCGCATACATTGGTGAGAAGTTGGGCATCAAGCCGGGCCAGACAACAGAAGATGGCATGTTTACTTTGAAGACAGTAGAATGTTTAGGTGCTTGTGGTTATGCGCCGATGATGCAGTTGGGTAAGTTCTATCGTGAACACCTGACGAAAGAGAAAGTAGACCAGATCATTGAAGAATGCAGAAGAAACGCTGCAGCAAATAATTGA